CAGCACCGAAGAAACGACGGATTCCCATCAACATTGACATGACGCCGATGGTAGACATCGCCTTCCTTCTTCTCATCTTCTTCATGGCCACGACGGTGTTCAAGAAGCCGGAAGAGGTCGCGGTGCGACCACCGCTTTCTCATTCGACGTTCACGTTGCCCGAGACGGGAATGGTGGTGATCACGGTTCCCAAGGACAACTACATCATGATGACCCTCGAGATCGCGGCGCTGGACTACGAACTGGGACTCTCCGAACAGGAAGGCCGCAAGATCGTTCACAAGCGCTTCCAGCCGGAAGAGCTGCCGCCGATCATCAAACGGCTTATCCTGCGGCAGATCGTAGACCGG
This genomic stretch from bacterium harbors:
- a CDS encoding biopolymer transporter ExbD codes for the protein MAAPKKRRIPINIDMTPMVDIAFLLLIFFMATTVFKKPEEVAVRPPLSHSTFTLPETGMVVITVPKDNYIMMTLEIAALDYELGLSEQEGRKIVHKRFQPEELPPIIKRLILRQIVDRVVIKADREAEYGVIESVMETLQKENLNILNFVTDLEEEVRVEGAFVGSEKKEGASLPTSNSAPADGNLASKE